The region GATGAGCGCTTTCCACCACGCGCTGCAGCTGGAGCCACAGGACAGACTCAACCTCACGTGCCCGACCACCGCGCGGTCCCCAAACAACAGCAAGACCCGCCTCCCGGTCAACCTGCTCAGCATCTCCCCCTGGGCCTACAGGTGAGCGCAGGTGGAATTTGGAATCTCATGcctttacatgtttcaaatcttTTAATTCCTTTTACAATACTTTTACATTTAATCCAAGAGtgtaacaaatgttatcttaaaaCATGTAGTTTATATCTCCAGAACTTTTCATCTATGATTACAGGGTTTAACATGTCTTATGACTGCcactgaaaaacatcaacatctggACTTCTGCCTATCATAAAGTGGGAATAAGTTGTACCAGGCATGTTTGTCTTTACAAAGAAGTCTTAAATAGCtacagtaaaatattttgtattatgttatctgtcatgttttttatgttgttatgttgtttactgtatatttttacttaaaacatttcaaacatttacagaaaattcACATTTGCTTATTTTAGATAACGGTCATACTAAGGCTTTAGAAGTTATGATAAGTTCTCAGTTCTTATCAGTTAAGGAATGTTATGGATTATTTCTTAGTGTTGTCTATGTATTGTATGTTTCCAGCTGCAAACGAATTTCCCTGTAAAcatacctttgacctttgacctttgaagTTATATTGCAATTATGAACTTTCAGTGTTACTAACTTTACTGCTACGATCACAAATTCAGTAAAATCTCAATAATATGTTGTGATGTGACAAAATGCACTAAGAACACGGTAGAgtgatgtaaaataataaaatagagtACATTTTCCAGAATTATAAATTTCCTTATGATACAGGGTTTTCCACACACATATGGAGAAGTCAGCCAGTGGGAAGAGGTAGCTAGGGGGTCCGGACTCATGCCCCGGTGGCTTCTGGTACATTTCAAAGCCTCTACTATACTCTGATATTtctaatattttatatttattacgTTTGCTTTCTCAATTCTTATCAATTAGGGAATTATTGCAAAGGAGAATCAGGATCTTTGTCAAATAAAGGTGGGCTGGTAAAACATCTTAGGGGCTGTTTGGGCTGTTGGTAGCCCAGCAGATCCACATCAGGCAGGCAGGGttcattaaaacatatctcTCTTTAACGTCAGATAAATTCTTGTGTTTGACCTGCAGCACATCCCTGCTGGCATCAAGAGCTCCTCCTACTGCCTCTGCTTTGAAATCACAGATAGTGGGCTgcagaaaaagaggacaaaatGTATCTCAGAGTCCTAATTATTGTCTAAAGTTAAGGGCATGTTGAGctaaaacagaaagtgaaaaatATTCTGATACAAAAATGTAGTctgagagaaagtgtgtgatGATGGCACAGAAGGCAGCAACCACCTTCAATAACCAAACTCCAATTCTGCAGAGTCAAATTCtgttgacttctttttgtttgattcCCAGGCTCTCCTACGACCCATCCCGGTATCCCCGGTACATCCCCGAGGCGTACTGTCTGTGTAAGGGCTGCCTGATGGGGCCGTACGGCGAGGAGAGCGAGCAGTACCGCAGCACTCCGGTCTACGCTCCCTCCGTCATCCTGAAGAGGACGGGCTCCTGTCTGGGAGGAAGACACTCGTACACAGAGATCTACGTCTCCATCGCCGTGGGGTGCACCTGTGTGCCGCtgctggagaaggagagggacgGACACAAGAGCAACCAGAGTCtggagagagtggagaacaaaACGGGCCGAAGGCGCCTCGTCTCTGTGAGGAAGAAAGTATGAAGCAAGCCGGCGGTGGCGTTCCAGATAAATTATTCTTCAACGGATGCACATTAGTTGGATCCTTCTCTACCTGTACTGAGTTCCAGCAGATAtttgtcctcctcttcagaAGAATGTCTTAACTTCAGCTGACTTTAAAGGATTCAAACTTAAGAGAGCAGACTGATTTACAACTCTTTCTATTTTTGACAAACTGATATTAAACCTCAGCCCTCTGTGTGGACAATAACACTAGGAGTACATTTCATAAATGTTTATGTCATTTGGTGGACAAACATACCCTTTTGAAatttaaagcaaacagacaAGTGGAATAATAATCCGTAATCATAAAAATGATCAACACTGCCACCTACTGACAGAAAGATCAACTTTCCCTGTTAGTTTTGTCTttagtgacatttttttttaaagacaacttCTCATCTTAATGTAGTTGTTGATAAAGTTTGTACCTGTCAAAACTcagcaaagaataaaaaaacagtctaAAGAACAAATGTGGGGGAGATTTACGAGATCAGTGCAATGCATGCTCACCTCTCCAAGCAAAGAAATGCATCGCTTGTGTATTATAagtctcattttgtattttcaggatGCAGGAGGTTTCTCAAAGGTGTAATTATCACATCATGTAGAGGGATACAATAAACACGCCAGCtacaaaagttttctttttggcGTTCTggcctttatttgacaggacaggAAATATTGAACCTGCGACCAGTTCATCGACGAGGACTCCAGCCCCATTACATGGGACCCCTTCTCTATCATCTGAGCTGAACCAGCACCCCTAGGTTCTGGTTTGCATTCATCGTCGTCGTTGAACTCAGAacggatgttttttttcttttctgtcctgTCTGATCAGGAATCAATAAAACGTGCAAAAAGTCAAACCAGTCCCTGATGTGGTCTGCCACTGGAGGAGCTGTGCATCTGTTTTAAAGACTCGCAATAAAGTTCTCATTTTGTGCCTTGTGTAAACTTTCTTCTGGTCTGTCTGCTGTACGTTTGGACATCTGGATTGTGAGGctatcattttaatatttgggTCAAAGGTGAGGTATACACGTCTCTAAAATGTATGCTGGTAGACTAATTATAAAAACGTCTTGAACTGCTCCACCAGGGTTTTAATTTCAACAAATACAGGGTTTGAGATCGAACAAGATCAGCCCAACAGAAAAACTGAAAGCCTGAAGAAATCAGACCGACTACTTTATTCAACAAAAGGGGAAAATTAAACTCCCTGAGTGCCACTTAAAGTTGGTGCACTCCTAAAAAAGACTGATTTGTTAGAGAGCTTATACATTACACCACATAAGGCCAGAGTTGCATGGGTATTGCCTCAAACACACTggaaactacatttcccataatgcaactccatgagtctttttttgtcagttCTTGTTTCTGGTTCAAGCCGACACCTTTTCCAGAACTTCCAGCCAGAGGTCTTAAAGGAAGCAGGTAAATGTTTAACTCCGTAGTCTCCAAACTTAAACCGACAtcaccctgatgacatcaccgtGACATCATCAGGGAGTCAAGTTTCGTCACGTCCTCGACTCAATCGGGCTCCCGGTTCCGGTCAGACGGAGGTTAATGCTCCTCAGCAGGACAGCAGGCGAGACGGATAGTTGACGAAACAGCGGAACTCGTTGGACaagtttctgttgtgtttgggGAGGAAGCTGCACATTCTGACATCCAGGAGCTCCTTGGCACATTTCTCCATGATCGCTCCTGCAGAACAGAGACGGAAATGTTGAGGAAAACGCTGATCaaatttaagattaagatttacttttattgatccccgcaaggggaaatttctatttttacactctgttaaccacacacaggctgaaatatatacacacatgcacacaaacaggatcctatggacgtgcactaatggagagatgtcagagtgacggagatGCCCACAGCAagcactcctgagctgatggtggggagggggtttggtgccttgctcaagggcacctcagcagtgctcagaaagtgatctggcacctctccagcttccagaccaacttccagatttggtccgcaccaggacttgaaccggtgaccctccggttcccaacccaatcCCTACAGACTGACCTACTGCCGCCCACAGAAAGTATTCGTATTTTAccatttaaaggaccaatatgtaagatatatactgatgtaaaatacaaagtgaccttactatatcatcataTACTGGCTACTCATcatatccatagactgtaaatatcattagcagcccctcccc is a window of Labrus mixtus chromosome 13, fLabMix1.1, whole genome shotgun sequence DNA encoding:
- the il17d gene encoding interleukin-17D translates to MEPRRLRVIPLLLLLHLVVLLLGWPVGAVRIRKKATRTRSCLDLPEEILEQMFGRLSIGVMSAFHHALQLEPQDRLNLTCPTTARSPNNSKTRLPVNLLSISPWAYRLSYDPSRYPRYIPEAYCLCKGCLMGPYGEESEQYRSTPVYAPSVILKRTGSCLGGRHSYTEIYVSIAVGCTCVPLLEKERDGHKSNQSLERVENKTGRRRLVSVRKKV